One segment of Patescibacteria group bacterium DNA contains the following:
- a CDS encoding DMT family transporter yields MNPITALIITNIIWGAAAPIFKFALENIPPFTLAFIRFFGAGLIFIPLAIHHWQKINMRQWLEILLVGFFGVTINISFFFLGLPKSTSINVPIIACSGPVFIYLFSIIFLHEKPKFKVLSGMMIALFGVLVVILSPVVSNGGVLNFGRIGGNIFFLIATFGTIFQTIFGKDILKKVNPYQVTTISFLFGSLTFLPFAVGELNNWSFHQLNINGLIGIIFGVFFSSAVAYFLFYYGMSKIKAQEVGLFTYIDPIVAVLIAMPLLGEYPNLYFFIGALLIFGGIFIAEKRIHYHPLGRLRLITDKIKL; encoded by the coding sequence ATGAATCCCATCACTGCCTTGATTATTACCAACATTATCTGGGGCGCTGCTGCGCCGATTTTTAAATTTGCCCTCGAGAATATTCCTCCCTTTACCTTAGCGTTTATCAGGTTTTTTGGAGCGGGATTAATCTTCATACCCCTGGCAATTCACCATTGGCAGAAGATAAATATGCGGCAGTGGCTAGAGATTCTTTTAGTTGGTTTTTTTGGTGTGACCATCAACATCAGTTTTTTCTTTTTAGGATTACCAAAGTCAACCAGCATTAATGTGCCGATAATCGCTTGTTCAGGGCCTGTCTTTATCTATTTATTTTCCATCATATTTTTACACGAAAAACCAAAATTCAAAGTGTTGTCCGGGATGATGATTGCGCTTTTTGGGGTATTAGTGGTAATTTTATCTCCTGTGGTAAGTAACGGAGGAGTGTTGAATTTCGGCAGGATTGGCGGTAATATATTTTTTCTCATTGCTACTTTTGGAACCATTTTTCAAACCATTTTTGGTAAAGATATATTAAAAAAAGTTAATCCTTACCAAGTAACTACAATCTCTTTCCTCTTCGGCAGCCTTACTTTTTTGCCTTTTGCGGTTGGGGAGTTAAATAATTGGAGTTTTCATCAGTTAAATATTAACGGCCTAATCGGCATTATTTTTGGCGTTTTCTTTTCATCGGCCGTCGCTTATTTTTTGTTTTACTACGGTATGTCAAAAATAAAAGCCCAAGAAGTGGGACTTTTTACTTATATCGATCCTATTGTAGCAGTTTTAATTGCAATGCCTCTTCTTGGGGAATATCCGAACTTGTATTTTTTCATCGGCGCGCTTCTCATTTTTGGCGGGATATTTATTGCCGAAAAAAGAATCCATTATCATCCTCTTGGTAGGCTAAGGTTGATAACTGATAAAATAAAACTATAA
- a CDS encoding NYN domain-containing protein, giving the protein MKSQENNFAFIDSQNLNLGVRSQGWLLDFHRFRIFLRDKYGIGKAYLFIGYVPGNQTLYTELQKAGYICIFKPTLEIKEDGKIKIKGNVDAELVLHTMIEYPNYQKAVIVSGDGDFYCLFEYLIKQNKLLKIVVPNIHYSSLIRKFSYFIVNIQLVKHKLAK; this is encoded by the coding sequence ATGAAATCACAAGAGAACAACTTTGCGTTTATTGACAGCCAAAACTTGAATCTTGGGGTTAGAAGTCAGGGTTGGCTTTTGGATTTTCACAGATTTAGAATTTTTTTGCGCGATAAGTATGGGATTGGAAAAGCGTATCTATTTATCGGCTATGTTCCAGGCAATCAAACGCTTTATACTGAATTGCAAAAAGCCGGCTACATTTGTATTTTCAAGCCGACCTTGGAAATAAAAGAAGATGGAAAGATAAAAATTAAGGGCAATGTTGACGCTGAATTGGTATTGCACACGATGATTGAATATCCGAACTATCAAAAAGCCGTGATTGTTTCTGGAGATGGAGATTTCTATTGTTTATTTGAGTATTTGATTAAACAAAATAAACTCTTAAAAATTGTTGTGCCAAATATCCACTACTCATCATTGATCAGAAAATTTAGTTATTTTATCGTAAATATCCAACTAGTCAAGCATAAATTAGCCAAATAA